The Vibrio kanaloae genome has a window encoding:
- the lpxD gene encoding UDP-3-O-(3-hydroxymyristoyl)glucosamine N-acyltransferase — MKNLTLAELATITGGELHGDGTITVSAVAPMDKAREGNITFLSNVKYSKHLGDCKASAIMVKESERELCKTNVIVVNDPYVAFAKVAQALDTTPAPAAAIADSASISGDAIIGQHVSIGANAVIESGVVLGDDVSIGAGCFIGKNAKIGTGTKLWANVSIYHEVVIGEACLIQSSTVIGSDGFGYANEKGEWVKIPQVGSVRIGNRVEIGACTTIDRGALDDTVIEDNVILDNQLQIAHNVHIGYGSALAGGTIVAGSTTIGKYCIIGGGCVINGHIEIVDGVTITGMGMVMRSITEKGMYSSGIPLQPNKDWRKTATRVHRIDEMNKRLKTVEKLIEKSAES, encoded by the coding sequence ATGAAGAACCTGACTTTAGCCGAATTGGCAACAATTACCGGTGGAGAGCTACATGGAGACGGGACTATTACCGTTTCAGCAGTTGCTCCTATGGATAAAGCGCGAGAAGGTAACATTACGTTCCTTTCTAACGTGAAGTACAGCAAGCACTTAGGTGACTGTAAAGCATCCGCTATTATGGTCAAAGAGAGTGAGCGTGAACTTTGTAAGACTAACGTAATTGTGGTTAATGACCCATATGTTGCTTTTGCTAAAGTGGCTCAAGCGCTTGATACTACTCCTGCACCTGCTGCGGCTATTGCTGATTCAGCTTCAATTTCAGGTGATGCGATCATTGGACAACATGTGTCTATTGGTGCGAATGCTGTGATTGAGTCTGGTGTGGTACTTGGTGATGACGTAAGCATCGGTGCTGGCTGCTTCATTGGTAAAAACGCAAAAATTGGCACCGGCACTAAGCTGTGGGCTAATGTTAGCATTTACCATGAAGTTGTGATTGGCGAAGCATGTCTGATTCAATCAAGCACGGTCATCGGATCTGATGGCTTTGGTTATGCGAACGAGAAAGGTGAGTGGGTTAAGATACCGCAAGTCGGTTCAGTTCGTATTGGTAACCGAGTAGAAATCGGTGCGTGTACTACTATCGACCGTGGTGCTTTGGACGATACAGTGATTGAAGATAACGTTATCTTAGATAACCAACTTCAAATTGCTCACAATGTTCACATCGGATATGGTTCAGCTCTTGCTGGTGGTACTATTGTGGCTGGCAGCACGACGATAGGTAAGTACTGTATTATTGGTGGCGGTTGTGTGATTAATGGTCATATTGAAATCGTTGACGGCGTTACAATCACCGGTATGGGGATGGTAATGCGCAGCATCACTGAGAAAGGCATGTACTCTTCGGGTATTCCTTTACAGCCAAATAAAGATTGGCGTAAAACGGCAACGCGTGTACATCGTATTGATGAAATGAACAAGCGTCTGAAAACCGTTGAAAAACTTATCGAGAAGAGTGCGGAATCATAA
- a CDS encoding OmpH family outer membrane protein, producing the protein MIKAAGLGLVVLSSSFFATAAEAAQKVGYVNTAQVFQALPQREVVLQKMQEEFKDKAAELQSIQAEAKTKIEKLKRDGELLGPDEVEKLRIEVGQLDSKYKIKAQALEKASQRREAQEKQKLFKVIQDAVTKVAEKEGYDMIVDIQALQYGKPEYNISEKVIKALK; encoded by the coding sequence ATGATTAAAGCAGCAGGTTTAGGCCTTGTAGTTCTTAGCTCTTCTTTCTTTGCAACAGCGGCAGAAGCTGCGCAAAAAGTGGGTTATGTAAACACTGCACAAGTATTCCAGGCTCTACCTCAGCGCGAAGTTGTTCTTCAAAAAATGCAGGAAGAGTTTAAAGACAAAGCGGCTGAGCTACAAAGTATTCAAGCTGAAGCCAAAACGAAGATTGAAAAGCTTAAGCGTGATGGCGAGCTACTGGGTCCTGACGAAGTTGAGAAGCTTCGTATCGAAGTCGGTCAACTAGACAGCAAGTACAAAATCAAAGCTCAAGCACTAGAAAAAGCAAGCCAACGTCGTGAAGCACAAGAGAAACAGAAGCTATTCAAAGTGATTCAAGATGCTGTAACAAAAGTTGCAGAGAAAGAAGGCTACGACATGATCGTTGATATTCAAGCTTTGCAATACGGCAAGCCAGAATACAATATCTCTGAGAAAGTAATTAAAGCACTGAAATAA